One Amaranthus tricolor cultivar Red isolate AtriRed21 chromosome 1, ASM2621246v1, whole genome shotgun sequence DNA window includes the following coding sequences:
- the LOC130797829 gene encoding zinc finger BED domain-containing protein RICESLEEPER 2-like, protein MYTKDNNASVVCMRVKNALYDLYNEYKDFHSTSATIVQSDGASSSSKDVEPGLPKKGLMRSKFKKFKESREDGELTKTEVDKYLDEVTEEDGDDFDILTWWKNNSSRFPILSLVARDVLAIPVSTVASESAFSTGGRVLDSFRSSLSPKMAEALISCQDWLRASSLKVEECLEDIAQLENELSKINLAPSVIDVP, encoded by the exons ATGTACACAAAAGATAATAATGCTTCTGTTGTTTGTATGCGGGTAAAGAATGCCCTTTATGATTTATATAATGAATACAAAGACTTTCATTCCACATCCGCAACAATAGTTCAAAGTGATGGTGCTTCAAGTTCTAGCAAAGATGTAGAACCTGGTCTTCCGAAAAAAGGACTTATGAGatctaagtttaaaaaattcaaagagTCTCGTGAGGATGGGGAATTGACTAAAACAGAGGTGGACAAGTATTTAGATGAGGTTACAGAAGAAGATGGAGATGACTTTGATATTTTGACATGGTGGAAAAACAATAGTTCAAGGTTTCCAATTCTTTCTCTTGTAGCTCGTGATGTGCTAGCCATTCCTGTATCCACAGTTGCATCGGAAAGTGCCTTTAGTACTGGAGGTCGAGTTCTAGATTCATTTCGAAGTTCATTAAGTCCAAAGATGGCAGAAGCTCTTATTTCTTGTCAAGATTGGCTTCGTGCTTCTTCTCTAAAAGTTGAGGAGTGCTTGGAGGATATAGCACAACTAGAGAACG AGTTATCGAAGATCAATTTGGCTCCTTCAGTTATTGATGTTCCTTGA